atgtgcatgtgtgtgtatgcgtATGTTTATCTTCTTGCTTGATATTTTTTGTAGGGTGGGGAACAAATGTGTTGGTGCCTGGCCGGTTAGGTGGGCTGAGGAGGATACAATAAATAAAACGTATTATGATTAttacatttttgtttttatcaaagcgaaaagaaaaagacaaAACGCACTTTCCATTTTGGTCCAATTGGATACTCATCTATTTCTCTCTCCCTTCCTTTTTTAATTTACAGTTATTCCAAGTGCCCGGCTATAGCATACCCACGTGCGTACGCTGCTCCGAACAGCTGACAAACAATTCAAACTTCCATCAAGCAGTGCGGGGGGCAGAAGGCGGATCGACTGTTTCCGTATCGGCGGCCGTtgcagcagccgccgccgccgccgtcgcATCGTCATCGACGTCCAGTGATAGCGACGTTGCTGCAGTGGCGCAGCAGCTGACCAACGGCAGTAATGCTGCTGCCGTCGCAGTGCTGCAGctacaccagcagcagcagcatcaacagcaacaacaaatgcAATCATCGAGCTCTTCCGAGAATCTACAATCGCAGGACGATTCTGAAGATGTAAGCTTATGCTGATAAAAGCGAGACGGATAGAAATGGTTCTTTTTGAATGTGACAGTGTTGGCAAACGTAATCCcaccacacaaacacacacacacacacacacacatgggaCTCCTACTGCACTTGCCCAAGGTGTATTAATGTAAGGTGAAGCATTCCCACCGAATACCGTTCCGAACGTAAACTATTTTGTTTCATATACCCTAATTCGTCGCTTGATACAAAGAtattgagagagagagatcaaaGAAATATGTAACTCAGAACAGCGGGAAATCCTCACCTTACGTAGATACTCCTTGCACTTGACTGTTTATTATTATGTTTTTTCCTTGTTGTTTTGTTTCCTCTTTACACATAGCTGCACATGCtactcccacacacacacacaaacaaaaatcAGCGGCAGCACATAAATATCCTCACACAtgtacacatatatatatacatatagaaATACTTGTGTACATTTGCTTGCACATTCGTCGCCTCGGCTCCTTCTTTTGCTTCTCTTCTTCACCCACTTCTTATTTTTCCCCGTTTCTTTGCTCGTTCTTGTGCCTTTCTTTTTCCACCATGCAACTGAGCTCTgcagattttttttttggcaatatCCGCCATACGAATGCTCTACGAATACATCACCCGTGATGGAGATATACTGtgaaaaaaaaatcatttatCAATTGTAATTTGTTCAAATATAGATTATTTCATCCGACTGTAAGAAGTTTCAGTTAAATAAAATGGTTCCCCTGTAAAATATTACCGCTCGCCAGTACAAGCTCAATCGAGTGGCGTGTCATTCGCATAGTGAGGGTATTCACTATTCGACATGCTGTACACTTGGCTGCTCATTTTCTTGTTTTcctttatatttatatttatacacatatatatggttatttttttcttctttttttcattAATATCTGCGCTCTGTCGATGCCAGCGTCGACGCTCAGCGTTTTCTGTGCGCGCTGTGTGTAAATCTAAGGCGGAAAAAGTTCATTTTTCGATTGACGCTTTCGGTGTGCGGGTGTGTGGCATGCAATGCGTGGCATGCAGCAACACAAAATcaagcagaaaaaaaaaatataattataGACTTGCAACAGGGAAAACAATTAGAAATAAACAAACTGAATTTGCACGGGGACTTGCAGTCCATATTTTTGGCCGCCAGCTTGTTGAGCGTGAGttctgcgtgtgtgtgtgtgtgtgtgtgtgtgtgtgtgtgtgagagagggAGTGCAACAGTGTTTGCAAAAATTTACAGTTATAACTCCCCCCCACCCTCACTCAATCGTACCCCTGTTCCTCTCCCACGCAATCACTTGCTCACTGCTTATGTGCGtctttttttctctttctcgCTCTTGCCCGCGTCACAGGTGGATCTGATATTCAATGAGGAGGGGTCCTGCCCCCTTTGCAATAAGACGTTCTCGCGCAAATCCTCGCTGATGACGCACATACGGAACCACTCGGCGGAGCGTAAATTTGTTTGCACCTACTGCAACAAAGGTAAGTGTGTGGATATACCACCCTTATGCCGCCTACCCACTCTTAATACCGATTCGACTCCTCTTTCTGTGACACAAAGGCTTCACCCAGGCGGCCAATCTGCGGAATCATGAACGTATCCACACGAACGATCGTCCGTACCAGTGCGTCGATTGTGGCAAGACCTTCACACAGATCACGAACCTAAATAATCATCGGCGCCTGCACACCGGCGAGCGACCCTTCGTCTGCAATGAGCCCGAATGCGGGCGCAGCTTCGCCCAGGTGAGcatccatatccatatcctCATCCCATATCCATTTGAATCCCATTCTAAAACAACTTCAATTGCTGCAGGTGACCAACCTCAACAATCACATGAAGTCACACCACAAGGTGCAACAATACTGCTGCAACGTATGCAACAAGAAGTTCACTCAGGTCACCTCACTGAACCAGCACCTGCAGGCGCATGCCGGTGTCAGCGGCTACTTCTGTCCGCGTTGTCCCGATAAGAACTTCAAGCTGCAGTCACAGTTGCACACGCACATGAAATCGCACGGCCTGGCCTTCCCCTACGAGTGCGGCAAGTGCGACGAGAAGTTCCTGCAGCAGGCTCACCTCGACCAGCACCTGAAGATGCACGACGAGTTCAAGTTCAAGTGCGACATCTGCCCCAGCAGCTTCAACCAAGAGTCGCTGCTGAAGAAGCATGTGCAGCGGCATGTCGAGGGTCGGTATCTCAGTTGTCCAGTGGCCAACTGTACGGAATCGTTCGCCGTACGTCAGCACCTGTCCAAGCATTTGCTCACAAATCACTCCCATCACGAGCTACCGCCACCGAAGCGCTCCAAAAAGACGGTCACGCTGCAGTCGCCACAACAGCCACTGGCGATGATCGGCCAGCCGCTTTCGCTGCAGCACACGACGGGGCAGCGTAAGTATTAGTTACCTGCTAGCATCTCAAC
The Drosophila miranda strain MSH22 chromosome XL, D.miranda_PacBio2.1, whole genome shotgun sequence genome window above contains:
- the LOC108163940 gene encoding gastrula zinc finger protein XlCGF8.2DB isoform X2, translated to MTHIRNHSAERKFVCTYCNKGFTQAANLRNHERIHTNDRPYQCVDCGKTFTQITNLNNHRRLHTGERPFVCNEPECGRSFAQVTNLNNHMKSHHKVQQYCCNVCNKKFTQVTSLNQHLQAHAGVSGYFCPRCPDKNFKLQSQLHTHMKSHGLAFPYECGKCDEKFLQQAHLDQHLKMHDEFKFKCDICPSSFNQESLLKKHVQRHVEGRYLSCPVANCTESFAVRQHLSKHLLTNHSHHELPPPKRSKKTVTLQSPQQPLAMIGQPLSLQHTTGQRGRPPKNKNKTTGTLAATAIKIEINEPLHSQHIISSASGLSIQQQINQHMQQQAQQQAQQQHQQQQQHLHLSMGQAVKARFIPTK
- the LOC108163940 gene encoding zinc finger protein 391 isoform X1, producing the protein MDTICRLCFQTATLFQVPGYSIPTCVRCSEQLTNNSNFHQAVRGAEGGSTVSVSAAVAAAAAAAVASSSTSSDSDVAAVAQQLTNGSNAAAVAVLQLHQQQQHQQQQQMQSSSSSENLQSQDDSEDVDLIFNEEGSCPLCNKTFSRKSSLMTHIRNHSAERKFVCTYCNKGFTQAANLRNHERIHTNDRPYQCVDCGKTFTQITNLNNHRRLHTGERPFVCNEPECGRSFAQVTNLNNHMKSHHKVQQYCCNVCNKKFTQVTSLNQHLQAHAGVSGYFCPRCPDKNFKLQSQLHTHMKSHGLAFPYECGKCDEKFLQQAHLDQHLKMHDEFKFKCDICPSSFNQESLLKKHVQRHVEGRYLSCPVANCTESFAVRQHLSKHLLTNHSHHELPPPKRSKKTVTLQSPQQPLAMIGQPLSLQHTTGQRGRPPKNKNKTTGTLAATAIKIEINEPLHSQHIISSASGLSIQQQINQHMQQQAQQQAQQQHQQQQQHLHLSMGQAVKARFIPTK